From the Streptococcus halotolerans genome, the window AAGTCTTATCTGAAAATAAAGGAAGCTTTCCTAGTTTGGATGAAACGGAGAAAAGGTTGGGACAGCCCACCAGTAAAGACACACTTAGCAAATATCGTTTTGTGAGTGCCAGGATTGCCAGTGATGGGACAGTGTATGATCTTAATACCAGTAATATCTCTGAATTATCATCTGAAGAAGCCATTGCCTATGCTGAAAATTTAGCTAAAAGTGGACATGAAACTGGCCGCTTTTCGGATGGCTTGCGTTATTATGCCTACCAAGTAAATCACTTAAAGAATAAGGAAACCTTTGTTGTCCTATTAGATACGACCGTCATTCTAGCAGAGTATCAAGCTCTCTTGAAAATCTCGATTTGGTTGGGGCTTGGGGGCATTCTTTTCTTTACAGTGATTATTAGTGTCTTATCCAAAAAGATCATTGAGCCCTATGTTCGGAATTATGAGAAACAAAAACGATTCATTACAAATGCTGGGCATGAGTTAAAGACACCATTGGCTATTATTTCTGCCAATAATGAACTGGTTGAATTGATGAACGGTGAATCTGAATGGACGCAGAGTACGACCGTTCAAGTTCGGCGTCTTACAGACTTGATTAATCAGATGGTAACGTTAGCTAGACTCGAAGAACAAGAGGAAGTGGTATTACATGATTTAGACTTTTCAGTGGTTGCTGAAGACGCTGCAGAAGATTTCAAAGGTCCTGTTATAAAGGATGGCAAAACCTTCCGAATGGACATTACACCGGGTATCCATGTCAAGGCAGAAGAAAAGTCACTATTTGAGTTAGTGACCATTTTGGTGGATAATGCTAATAAGTATTGCGATCCAGGCGGTGAAGTGCGCGTATCCTTGAAACCAATAGGAACTGTTTCAAAAAAAGCTAAGCTCAGTATTTCCAATACCTATAAAGAAGGGAAAAACCTTGATTATAGTCGCTTCTTTGAGCGTTTTTACCGAGAAGATGAGTCACATAACAATGACCGACAGGCAGGATATGGCATTGGCTTATCAATGGCAGAAAGCATGGTTAATCTATTTCATGGTAAAATTTCTGCCCATTATAAGAATGATAACATTACCTTTACTGTTATCTTGTAAAATAGCTTATCATGCTAAGGTCAACTCTTCTTTAATATAACCAATAAAGGCTTCTACAATGTCAGAAGTCTTTTTTTTGTTAGAAATAACATAACCTAATGTATGAAGAGAGCTATCGGATAAAGGAATTAGTGTGATATGGTCCTTTACAAAGCCTGTCACAATTCCCAAACCAGAAGCGTAGGCTTGCGTAGCTAAAAGAATATTCATCAAACTGCCGCGATCATTGGCATAGATCACTTTTTGACCATCTTCAATTGCCAAGGGATCTTCATCAAAGGTCATACCAGAATCATCTTGACTAAAGCGAATTTGAGCATACCCTTGCAAGTCAGATATGGTCAGTTCCTCTTTCTTAGCTAAGGGATGATTTTTGCTCAAAAAAATTTTTGTTTGAAAGTCTCCCAGTGGAATGAAAGA encodes:
- a CDS encoding sensor histidine kinase, producing MFKRLRIRFILVASLAISILMATILGITTSIRYFQTQGEISSVLEVLSENKGSFPSLDETEKRLGQPTSKDTLSKYRFVSARIASDGTVYDLNTSNISELSSEEAIAYAENLAKSGHETGRFSDGLRYYAYQVNHLKNKETFVVLLDTTVILAEYQALLKISIWLGLGGILFFTVIISVLSKKIIEPYVRNYEKQKRFITNAGHELKTPLAIISANNELVELMNGESEWTQSTTVQVRRLTDLINQMVTLARLEEQEEVVLHDLDFSVVAEDAAEDFKGPVIKDGKTFRMDITPGIHVKAEEKSLFELVTILVDNANKYCDPGGEVRVSLKPIGTVSKKAKLSISNTYKEGKNLDYSRFFERFYREDESHNNDRQAGYGIGLSMAESMVNLFHGKISAHYKNDNITFTVIL